A single region of the Microtus ochrogaster isolate Prairie Vole_2 chromosome 2, MicOch1.0, whole genome shotgun sequence genome encodes:
- the Vps26c gene encoding Down syndrome critical region protein 3 isoform X3 yields MGTSLDIKIKRANKVYHAGYTLRCDMRRSLLAKDLTKTCEFIVHSAPQKGKLTPSPVDFTITPETLQNVKERASLPKFLIRGHLDSTSCAITQPLTGELVVEHSDAAIRSIELQLVRVETCGCAEGYARDATEIQNIQIADGDICRSLSVPLYMVFPRLFTCPTLETTNFKVGTLPSPFLWNAAGYPRVCCKITASISSGFRRTCFFLGAVKQLCLQLEVCWPLSPWRQLAQTADSKRLATSRLKD; encoded by the exons TACACCCTGCGCTGTGACATGCGGCGGTCCCTGCTGGCCAAGGACCTGACCAAGACCTGTGAATTCATCGTTCACTCCGCT CCTCAGAAGGGGAAGCTGACCCCAAGTCCCGTTGACTTCACCATCACCCCGGAAACCCTGCAGAACGTCAAAGAG AGGGCCTCactccccaaattcctcatcaGAGGCCACCTGGACTCCACCAGCTGCGCCATCACACAGCCCCTGACGGGAGAGCTGGTGGTGGAGCATTCGGACGCTGCTATCCGCAGCATCGAGCTCCAGCTGGTCCGGGTGGAGACCTGTG GGTGTGCAGAAGGCTATGCACGTGATGCCACAGAGATTCAGAATATTCAAATCGCTGATGGGGACATTTGTAGAAGCCTTTCTGTCCCTCTGTACATGGTCTTCCCCAGACTGTTCACATGCCCGACACTGGAGACCACTAACTTCAAAGTGG GTACCTTGCCCAGCCCTTTCCTCTGGAATGCAGCAGGATATCCTCGTGTGTGCTGCAAGATCACGGCAAGCATTTCCAGTGGCTTCAGACGCACCTGTTTCTTTTTGGGTGCAGTAAAGCAGCTGTGTCTGCAGCTTGAGGTTTGCTGGCCCCTGAGCCCATGGAGACAACTTGCCCAGACTGCTGACAGCAAACGCTTGGCAACCAGCAGGCTCAAAGACTGA